A genomic region of Gemmatimonadota bacterium contains the following coding sequences:
- the lepB gene encoding signal peptidase I: MKSMLRWLWDWTKSIAVALVVWFFLRTFLVEAFRIPSGSMENTLLIGDFLFVNKLMYGAEVPLIKKRLPAVREPKRGEILVFDSVEEEGLKVVKRLIGVPGDTLSMESGALFRNGAKVDEPWAIRTDPTANADPAGRAQMRRWQVKHYVGGDADRYAPDLNNWGPIVVPVDSFFMMGDNRDGSYDGRYWGFLPRLNVRGTPVVVYFSYNPDTYKPIPFVTNVRWGRLLTLPH; encoded by the coding sequence ATGAAATCGATGCTCCGGTGGTTGTGGGATTGGACCAAGTCGATCGCCGTGGCACTGGTGGTGTGGTTCTTCCTGCGGACGTTTCTGGTCGAGGCCTTTCGGATCCCCTCCGGCAGCATGGAGAACACCCTGCTGATCGGCGACTTTCTCTTTGTGAACAAACTGATGTACGGCGCCGAGGTTCCCCTGATCAAGAAGCGGTTGCCGGCGGTTCGGGAACCGAAGCGTGGCGAGATTCTCGTCTTCGATTCCGTCGAAGAGGAGGGCCTCAAGGTCGTTAAGCGGCTGATCGGCGTTCCGGGAGACACCCTGTCGATGGAAAGCGGCGCCCTGTTTCGCAACGGGGCCAAGGTCGATGAACCCTGGGCCATTCGGACCGACCCCACGGCCAACGCCGATCCGGCGGGCCGGGCCCAGATGCGGCGGTGGCAGGTCAAGCACTACGTCGGGGGCGACGCCGACCGCTATGCCCCCGACCTCAATAACTGGGGCCCGATCGTGGTGCCGGTTGATTCGTTCTTCATGATGGGCGATAATCGCGATGGTTCGTACGACGGCCGCTATTGGGGCTTTCTCCCCCGGTTGAACGTTCGGGGCACCCCGGTCGTCGTCTACTTCAGCTACAATCCGGACACCTACAAACCGATTCCCTTCGTCACCAACGTCCGGTGGGGCCGTCTCCTCACGTTGCCCCACTAA
- a CDS encoding LemA family protein, with the protein MLIFLAIAVVVALWVIGAYNGLIALKNRVLNAWKQIDVQLKRRHDLIPNLIEAVKGAMSFERDTLEAVIAARNKAVGVQGVAATAKAEGELSSALGRLFALTENYPDLKATANIGQLQEELTSTENKIAFSRQLYNDEATLYNTKQMQFPTNLVSGLAKATPAELWEIEDPAERAVPKVDFGFKKS; encoded by the coding sequence ATGCTGATCTTTCTCGCGATCGCGGTGGTGGTAGCGCTCTGGGTCATCGGCGCGTACAACGGCCTGATCGCGCTGAAGAACCGGGTCCTCAATGCCTGGAAGCAGATCGACGTGCAGCTCAAGCGGCGGCATGATTTGATTCCCAACCTGATCGAGGCGGTCAAGGGTGCGATGAGCTTCGAGCGGGACACCCTCGAGGCGGTCATTGCCGCTCGCAACAAGGCGGTCGGGGTCCAAGGCGTGGCGGCGACCGCCAAGGCGGAAGGGGAGTTGTCCAGTGCGTTAGGCAGGCTCTTCGCCTTGACGGAGAATTATCCAGATCTCAAAGCCACGGCCAACATCGGCCAGCTGCAGGAAGAATTGACCAGCACCGAGAACAAGATCGCGTTCTCGCGGCAGCTCTACAACGATGAAGCGACGCTCTACAACACGAAGCAGATGCAGTTCCCGACCAACTTGGTCTCCGGTCTCGCCAAGGCAACGCCGGCGGAACTTTGGGAAATCGAGGATCCGGCCGAGCGAGCGGTACCGAAGGTCGATTTCGGGTTCAAGAAGTCATAG
- a CDS encoding response regulator has product MENAAPYQFNSASKGPTSLLVVDDDEPVRSVLKRFLTQQGFEVATAGNGAEAIDALQRQKIACVRLDVRMPDSNGVDLVPKILELEPNAAVLMLTAVNDAASAALCMQRGAMDYLTKPVDLTDLLRAIERARRQWPKPSGRCRVPRDDTRRPAHRGSTDKNRSHRQIQPRPYTPRTRR; this is encoded by the coding sequence TTGGAAAACGCCGCGCCTTACCAGTTTAACAGCGCGTCAAAAGGCCCGACCTCCCTGCTCGTCGTCGATGACGACGAGCCGGTCCGGAGTGTCCTGAAACGGTTCTTGACCCAACAGGGCTTCGAAGTGGCCACCGCCGGCAACGGCGCCGAAGCGATCGACGCCCTCCAGCGGCAGAAGATTGCCTGCGTGCGCCTCGATGTCCGGATGCCCGACTCCAACGGCGTTGACCTGGTTCCCAAGATTCTCGAACTCGAGCCCAACGCCGCGGTGTTGATGCTCACCGCCGTCAACGACGCCGCCAGCGCCGCGCTGTGCATGCAGCGCGGCGCCATGGATTACCTCACCAAACCGGTCGACCTGACCGATTTGCTCCGGGCCATAGAGCGGGCCCGCCGGCAATGGCCAAAGCCGTCAGGCCGATGCAGGGTACCACGTGATGATACCCGCCGGCCGGCGCATCGCGGGTCAACAGATAAAAACCGCAGTCACCGCCAAATCCAACCCAGGCCGTACACACCACGAACCCGGCGGTGA
- a CDS encoding ABC transporter substrate-binding protein, translating to MRIRVAHSPDSDDAFMFYALASGQIETGDLEYVHELQDIETLNHRALKGELEVTAVSIHAYAYLADTYALLSSGSSMGDGYGPRLVSKSPKPADPRAAIKGMRIAIPGTMTTAYLALRLYQPDFEPVVMPFDQIEDAVLRGDVPVGLLIHEGQLTYADIGLELWDDMGAWWLGETGLPLPLGGNVVRRDLGPTVTAQVARDLKASIEFSLANRANALAHAKQYNRGISDERTDTFVGMYVNQWTVDYGPRGRAAVQLLLDRGHAAGIIPHPVQVEFIG from the coding sequence ATGCGTATCCGTGTCGCCCACTCGCCCGACTCCGATGATGCCTTCATGTTCTACGCGTTGGCATCGGGCCAGATCGAAACCGGTGACCTCGAATACGTCCATGAACTCCAGGACATCGAGACCCTCAACCACCGCGCCCTAAAGGGCGAACTCGAGGTCACCGCCGTCTCGATTCACGCCTATGCCTACCTGGCCGATACCTACGCCTTGCTCTCGAGCGGGAGTTCGATGGGCGACGGCTACGGACCTCGCTTGGTGTCGAAGTCGCCGAAACCGGCCGATCCGCGAGCCGCCATCAAGGGCATGCGCATCGCCATCCCCGGCACCATGACCACCGCCTATTTGGCGCTCCGGCTCTACCAACCCGACTTCGAGCCGGTCGTCATGCCGTTTGACCAGATCGAAGACGCCGTGCTCCGCGGCGACGTACCGGTCGGTCTCCTGATCCACGAAGGCCAGCTGACCTATGCCGATATCGGCCTCGAGCTCTGGGACGACATGGGCGCCTGGTGGCTCGGCGAAACCGGACTCCCGCTCCCGCTCGGCGGCAATGTGGTCCGCCGGGACCTCGGCCCCACCGTCACCGCCCAAGTGGCCCGCGACCTCAAGGCCTCGATCGAGTTCTCCCTGGCCAACCGCGCCAACGCCTTGGCCCACGCCAAGCAATACAACCGCGGGATCTCCGATGAACGGACCGACACTTTCGTCGGCATGTACGTCAATCAGTGGACCGTCGACTACGGCCCCCGGGGACGCGCGGCCGTCCAACTCCTCCTCGACCGCGGCCACGCCGCCGGGATCATCCCCCACCCCGTCCAAGTCGAGTTCATCGGCTAA
- the tal gene encoding transaldolase: MTNPLVRLGALGQSPWYDFITRDLIASGTLARMIANDGLLGMTSNPTIFEKAIASSADYDADIRRYSAAGLAPAAIFEHLAVADVQAACDAFRPVFEATGGRDGHVSLEVSPTLAHDAAATAAEAKRLWTAVNRPNAMIKIPGTAAGLPAITESIAAGLNVNVTLLFAVARYGAVIDAYLTGLERRVAAGLPIAGISAVASFFVSRVDGRIDGMLDQAGDPKGLRGTIAIANAAAAYAAFERSIASPRWKALAEKGATPQRPLWASTSTKDPKYPDTYYVEALVAKDTVNTLPPDTFLAYRDHGNPAIRIGAAVASAPDRLAQLKAAGIHLDEVTDFLETDGVTKFAASYQSLLNGIESKAGALAGR; encoded by the coding sequence ATGACCAACCCCTTGGTTCGACTCGGCGCTTTGGGCCAAAGCCCGTGGTACGACTTCATCACCCGCGATTTGATCGCCTCGGGCACGCTGGCCAGAATGATTGCCAACGACGGATTGCTCGGGATGACGTCGAACCCGACGATCTTCGAAAAGGCCATCGCCTCGAGCGCCGATTACGACGCCGATATCCGCCGCTACTCGGCCGCCGGCCTCGCGCCCGCGGCGATCTTCGAGCACCTCGCGGTCGCCGATGTCCAAGCCGCCTGCGATGCGTTTCGGCCGGTCTTTGAGGCTACCGGAGGACGGGACGGGCACGTGTCGCTCGAAGTGTCCCCAACGCTGGCCCACGACGCGGCCGCCACGGCGGCCGAAGCGAAGCGGCTCTGGACGGCGGTCAATCGGCCGAACGCCATGATCAAGATTCCCGGCACCGCAGCCGGGCTCCCGGCCATCACCGAGTCGATCGCGGCCGGGCTGAACGTGAACGTCACCCTGCTCTTCGCGGTGGCCCGCTACGGGGCTGTGATCGATGCCTATTTGACGGGATTGGAACGGCGGGTCGCCGCGGGTTTGCCGATCGCCGGGATCAGTGCGGTGGCCAGCTTCTTCGTCAGCCGAGTCGACGGACGGATCGATGGCATGCTCGACCAAGCGGGCGACCCCAAAGGCCTTCGCGGGACGATTGCCATCGCCAATGCTGCCGCCGCCTACGCCGCGTTCGAACGCTCGATCGCGAGCCCTCGGTGGAAAGCTCTTGCAGAGAAGGGTGCGACCCCCCAGCGACCGCTGTGGGCTTCAACCAGCACCAAGGACCCGAAGTACCCGGACACCTATTACGTCGAAGCCTTGGTGGCCAAGGACACCGTCAACACCCTGCCGCCGGACACCTTCCTAGCCTACCGGGATCACGGCAACCCGGCTATCCGGATCGGGGCGGCCGTCGCCTCCGCGCCAGACCGGCTCGCCCAACTCAAAGCGGCCGGCATTCACCTCGACGAGGTCACGGATTTCCTGGAGACCGACGGCGTCACCAAGTTCGCCGCCTCGTATCAGTCGTTGCTGAACGGAATCGAGTCCAAAGCGGGGGCCTTAGCCGGGCGCTGA
- the tkt gene encoding transketolase translates to MDAVEQANSGHPGTPMALAPVAYVLWTKHLRHAPHRPDWVDRDRFVLSCGHASMLLYSLLHLSGYDLSLEEIKHFRQWGSHTPGHPERGHTAGIETTTGPLGQGIGNAVGMAMAERFLAARFNQPGHSIIDHRTWVLASDGDLMEGVASEAASLAGHLGLGKLKLIYDDNKITIDGSTSRSFSEDVGRRFEAYGWHVLHVADGNDLDAIDQALTAAAAESARPSLIVLRTVIGDPAPTKRNTSEAHGAPFGNEEIARTKAILNWPAEPFHVPPEAAAHMGESVDRGTSWCTEWDARLAAFKAAQPAAAAELDDWNQGTLRVDWNATLPAFKPTDSLATRVASATTLNALAPVIPNLVGGSADLAGSTGTHLKGGVTFSREHPGQIVAWGIREHAMGSAMNGMAAHGGIRPFGSTFLVFSDYMKPAIRLAALMHLPTIYIFTHDSIGVGEDGPTHQPIEHLAMLRGIPNLVVLRPGSPDETAQAWRTALERRDGPTALILSRQKLAPIDHSKADAEGVRAGGYVLYDPPTLPEAIILANGSELGLGLAAAQQLTNQGLPTRLVSLASWELFRAQPAQYREQVLPAAIRARVSVEAASTFGWLNWVTERGESIGIDHFGASAPAERLFQEFGFTVDLIAEAIRRSHQRST, encoded by the coding sequence ATGGACGCGGTCGAGCAGGCTAATTCCGGTCATCCGGGCACCCCGATGGCGTTGGCTCCCGTGGCCTACGTGCTGTGGACGAAGCACCTCCGTCACGCACCCCACCGCCCCGACTGGGTCGATCGCGACCGGTTCGTGTTGTCGTGCGGCCACGCCTCGATGTTGCTCTACTCGCTCCTCCACCTGTCCGGCTACGATCTCTCGCTCGAAGAGATCAAGCACTTCCGCCAGTGGGGCTCCCACACGCCAGGCCACCCGGAACGGGGGCATACCGCCGGCATCGAAACGACCACCGGCCCCCTGGGCCAGGGGATCGGCAACGCGGTCGGCATGGCCATGGCCGAACGGTTCCTAGCGGCCCGGTTCAATCAGCCCGGGCATTCGATCATCGACCATCGGACCTGGGTCCTGGCCAGCGACGGCGATCTGATGGAGGGTGTGGCCAGCGAGGCCGCTTCCCTGGCCGGCCACCTCGGCTTGGGCAAGCTCAAGCTGATCTACGACGACAACAAGATCACCATCGACGGCAGCACCTCCCGGTCGTTTTCGGAGGACGTCGGTCGCCGGTTCGAGGCCTACGGCTGGCACGTGCTGCACGTCGCGGACGGCAACGACCTCGACGCGATCGACCAGGCCCTCACGGCCGCCGCCGCCGAGTCGGCCCGGCCATCCCTGATCGTACTCCGGACCGTCATCGGGGACCCGGCCCCGACCAAACGGAACACGTCCGAGGCCCACGGGGCTCCCTTCGGCAACGAAGAAATCGCTCGTACCAAAGCGATCCTCAATTGGCCGGCCGAGCCGTTCCATGTGCCGCCAGAGGCCGCCGCCCACATGGGTGAGTCGGTGGACCGGGGGACCTCCTGGTGTACCGAATGGGACGCCCGGCTGGCCGCGTTCAAAGCCGCCCAACCTGCCGCCGCCGCCGAACTCGACGACTGGAATCAGGGCACCCTCCGCGTGGACTGGAACGCCACGTTGCCGGCCTTCAAACCAACTGATTCGTTGGCCACCCGGGTAGCATCCGCCACTACCCTGAACGCCCTCGCCCCGGTCATCCCAAACCTGGTGGGCGGCTCAGCCGACCTGGCCGGGAGCACCGGCACCCACCTCAAGGGTGGCGTGACTTTCAGCCGCGAGCACCCCGGTCAAATCGTGGCCTGGGGGATCCGCGAGCATGCCATGGGCTCCGCGATGAACGGGATGGCGGCCCACGGCGGGATTCGGCCGTTCGGCAGCACCTTCTTGGTGTTTTCCGACTACATGAAGCCCGCGATCCGGCTAGCCGCCTTGATGCACCTGCCGACGATCTACATTTTCACCCACGATTCGATCGGGGTCGGCGAGGATGGCCCGACCCACCAGCCCATCGAGCACCTGGCCATGCTCCGGGGAATTCCGAATCTCGTTGTGCTTCGGCCCGGAAGCCCTGACGAAACGGCCCAGGCGTGGCGCACCGCCCTCGAGCGGCGCGACGGCCCGACCGCCCTGATTCTGTCCCGCCAGAAGCTCGCGCCCATCGACCATTCCAAAGCCGACGCCGAGGGCGTCCGGGCCGGCGGGTACGTGCTCTACGACCCCCCAACCCTGCCTGAGGCCATCATCCTGGCCAATGGCTCGGAACTCGGACTCGGTCTGGCCGCCGCCCAGCAACTGACCAACCAAGGGCTCCCGACTCGGCTGGTCTCACTCGCCTCCTGGGAGTTGTTCCGGGCCCAACCGGCCCAATACCGGGAACAGGTTCTGCCGGCGGCGATTCGGGCCCGCGTCTCGGTCGAAGCCGCCTCGACCTTCGGTTGGCTCAACTGGGTCACCGAGCGCGGCGAGTCGATCGGGATCGATCACTTCGGCGCCTCGGCCCCGGCCGAACGCCTGTTCCAGGAGTTCGGATTCACGGTCGATCTGATCGCCGAGGCGATCCGGCGATCCCATCAGCGGAGCACCTGA
- a CDS encoding HNH endonuclease: MLDLFPVRKPSSIRRAPAPTQARSSETLRRTGSKSYQGHRDQLMAVHGPVCAYCGLSFPGEEITLDHVQPRKGKVAYDRADNLVLACKSCNAAKADMPFLGFLLARRARGVFLLHYGEHLSDGIKQTVRGLVEKPL; the protein is encoded by the coding sequence ATGTTAGATTTGTTCCCTGTGCGTAAACCTTCAAGTATTCGCCGCGCTCCCGCCCCGACCCAGGCTCGTAGTTCCGAGACCCTCCGGCGGACCGGTAGCAAGTCCTACCAAGGCCACCGAGACCAGTTGATGGCCGTTCACGGCCCGGTCTGTGCCTATTGTGGCCTGTCGTTCCCGGGCGAGGAAATCACCCTCGACCATGTCCAGCCCCGGAAGGGCAAAGTCGCCTACGACCGGGCGGACAATCTGGTCCTCGCCTGCAAGTCCTGCAACGCGGCCAAGGCGGACATGCCCTTCCTCGGATTCCTGTTGGCCCGCCGGGCTCGCGGGGTCTTCCTGCTCCACTACGGCGAACACCTCTCCGACGGCATCAAGCAGACGGTGCGGGGGTTGGTCGAAAAGCCCCTCTAA
- a CDS encoding NADH:flavin oxidoreductase/NADH oxidase: MSSPGRAKSPTTGRTIWSSPASPATRPRRTCPSSDSCWPAGLAGSSCSTTANTSPTASSRRCGGWSKSPSKSVGLFDSLSIRDLVFPNRIVVSPMCQYSSHDGFATDWHLVHLGSRAIGGAGTVVFEATAVVPEGRISPSDLGLWKDDHIDRLAPITRFVAAHGAVPAIQLAHAGRKASTAAPWAGGGMVSEADGGFEAVGPSAIRFAEGYPMPRALEGSELPAVVQAFADAARRSLQAGFQLIELHAAHGYLLHEFLSPLSNRRTDEYGGGFEGRTRLLREVVMAIRAEWPDRLPLFVRISATDYAEGGWDLDQSIELARLLKGLGVDLLDCSSGGNVSGVRIPLGPGYQVPFAERIRRDAGILTAAVGLITDPAQADEIIRTGQADLVMLARQLLRDPYWPLKAAQALGVATSWPGQYLRAAPPGSPAR, encoded by the coding sequence ATGTCCAGCCCCGGAAGGGCAAAGTCGCCTACGACCGGGCGGACAATCTGGTCCTCGCCTGCAAGTCCTGCAACGCGGCCAAGGCGGACATGCCCTTCCTCGGATTCCTGTTGGCCCGCCGGGCTCGCGGGGTCTTCCTGCTCCACTACGGCGAACACCTCTCCGACGGCATCAAGCAGACGGTGCGGGGGTTGGTCGAAAAGCCCCTCTAAGTCCGTGGGACTCTTCGATTCGCTGTCGATCCGGGATCTCGTCTTCCCGAACCGGATCGTGGTTTCCCCGATGTGCCAATACTCGAGTCACGATGGGTTTGCTACGGACTGGCATCTCGTGCATCTCGGGAGCCGGGCCATTGGCGGGGCGGGGACCGTCGTGTTCGAGGCCACCGCGGTGGTGCCTGAGGGCCGGATCAGCCCGAGCGATCTCGGGCTTTGGAAGGACGACCACATCGACCGGTTGGCGCCGATTACCCGGTTCGTCGCGGCGCACGGCGCGGTCCCGGCCATCCAGTTGGCCCACGCCGGCCGGAAAGCCAGCACCGCGGCCCCGTGGGCCGGTGGCGGAATGGTATCCGAGGCCGACGGGGGCTTCGAAGCGGTTGGTCCGAGCGCGATCCGGTTTGCGGAAGGCTATCCGATGCCTCGGGCGCTCGAGGGGTCGGAGCTGCCGGCGGTGGTACAGGCCTTCGCCGATGCGGCCCGCCGGTCACTCCAGGCCGGCTTCCAACTCATCGAACTCCACGCCGCCCACGGCTATTTGCTTCATGAGTTTCTCTCGCCGCTGAGCAACCGGCGGACCGACGAGTACGGTGGCGGATTCGAAGGACGGACTCGGCTGTTGCGCGAGGTGGTCATGGCGATTCGAGCGGAGTGGCCGGATCGGCTCCCGCTCTTCGTCCGAATTTCAGCGACCGATTACGCGGAGGGTGGGTGGGATCTCGATCAATCGATCGAACTCGCCCGCCTCCTCAAGGGGCTGGGGGTCGATCTGCTCGACTGCTCCTCGGGGGGGAACGTCTCGGGTGTCCGGATTCCGCTCGGGCCGGGGTATCAAGTCCCCTTTGCCGAGCGAATCCGCCGCGACGCCGGGATCCTGACGGCGGCCGTGGGGTTGATCACCGATCCGGCTCAGGCCGATGAGATCATCCGCACCGGCCAAGCCGATCTGGTCATGCTGGCTCGCCAACTGCTCCGGGACCCGTATTGGCCACTCAAGGCTGCCCAGGCTCTTGGCGTGGCCACAAGTTGGCCGGGTCAGTACCTCCGTGCCGCCCCGCCCGGGTCGCCGGCCCGGTAG